In Mastomys coucha isolate ucsf_1 unplaced genomic scaffold, UCSF_Mcou_1 pScaffold20, whole genome shotgun sequence, one DNA window encodes the following:
- the LOC116099966 gene encoding putative HTLV-1-related endogenous sequence, producing MEPARGTPSRVVRKVRPRGASVCRRALPSRPRHGFKKHPQLPSPRPTKSLRGWPGRPLALHYQPPGPPSPTWTNQHSPGGGAAGRGPPARGAIGQPGRHSGGRALPTPPSLPFHPPSPEKRRLGQGGSQRQAGSAGVRSGGHRKKRAGQARAEGSLAGRRRGDKMAALAEGQA from the coding sequence ATGGAGCCCGCCAGAGGGACTCCGTCCAGAGTCGTGAGGAAAGTGCGACCCCGAGGAGCCTCCGTGTGCCGACGAGCTCTCCCCTCCAGGCCGCGCCATGGGTTCAAAAAGCATCCTCAGCTTCCCAGCCCGAGACCCACCAAGTCCCTCAGAGGCTGGCCCGGCCGGCCTCTCGCCCTGCACTATCAGCCCCCGGGACCTCCCTCTCCCACCTGGACCAACCAGCACAGCCCCGGGGGCGGCGCCGCAGGCCGTGGCCCTCCTGCACGGGGGGCGATTGGCCAGCCCGGCCGTCACTCAGGAGGTCGCGCCCTGCCCAcgcccccctccctccccttccacccTCCTAGCCCGGAAAAACGGCGGTTGGGCCAGGGTGGCAGCCAACGGCAGGCGGGGAGTGCTGGGGTGAGGAGCGGGGGACACAGGAAGAAGCGGGCAGGCCAGGCGCGCGCGGAGGGGAGCCTGGCCGGCCGGCGCCGCGGGGACAAAATGGCGGCGCTGGCGGAGGGCCAGGCGTGA